The genomic window CGCGCCAGCAGGCCCTTGCCGATGCCCACCATGAGGTGCGTCTTGCCGAGCCCCGCGCCGCCGTAGATGAACAGCGGGTTCATGCTGAGGGGCGTGGCGGCCTTGCCGTAGTTGTCCACCACCGCCTTGGCCGCCGCGAAGGCCAGCTGGCTGCCGGGGCCCTCCACGAAGCGGTCCAGCGTGTAGCGGTTGAAGAGGTGCGGAAAGGACACCGGCGGCTCGGTGGCCGCAGCCCCGGCTGAGGCCGAACCTTTCCGCGCCGGAGCCTTGGGGGCCGCGGGAGCGCCGCTGACCTGGAACACGAGGCGCAGGTCCGCCAGCCCGCCCTGGGCCAAAGCATCGTTGAACTCCTCGGGGAGCTGCTGCTCGATCCAGAGCTTCGCCGCCGCGCTCGGGACCTGGATCCACAGCGCCCCGTCCTCGACCTTGTGCGGCTCGCAGGGGGCGATCCACTCCTTGAAGCTGGCTTCCGGGAGCTGCTTGGAAAGCCCGAGTCGGATGGTGTCCCAGAGGGCGGCGGGATCGGCGGATGGCATGGGTTCACCGGATGCGGTGGAGGAGCAGGAGGGGTTGGCGCCGACGCGGCGCCTCCGCGCAGGCACGGGCATCGAGAGGGCGGGTTGCGACGCCATCGGCCACGACAAGCTCGCGGGGAGGATCCCAAATCTAGCACCCCGCGGGAGGGATGGGAGGATGGAAATGCCCTTGAGTCCTGGGACCACCGCTGATACCCTCGAAGGTTCGTCCTCCTCCCCGGGAGGAGAGACCCCCGAGGTGGAATGATGAAGCGCACCTTTCAGCCCAACAATCGCCGCCGCGCGAAGACCCACGGCTTCCTGAGCCGCATGAAGACCAAGAACGGCCGCCTGGTGCTCAAGCGCCGCCGCGCGAAGGGCCGCCACGTCCTGGCGGTCTGACGCCGCTCCCGTGATCTTCAAGGGCCGATTCCGTACGGTCCGCCAAAGGGACCACGCGGTACCTACGCCCCTGCCCCGGCCCCTGCTGGGGCCCGAGGCGTTTTTGGACATCCGGGCCTGGCGCCGCACTGGCGACGGCTCGGGTGATGACCTGGGTCAGCCCGGACCCCTGCTCCTCGTGACTTCGCCCCGCAAGACGGGCCGCGCCGTCCAACGCAACCGCTTCCGTCGTCAGGTGCGGATGGCCTTCCTCGGTCTTTCCGAGCGAATCGCCGGCCGCCCCTGGATCGTCTGGGTGCGGCCTGCGCGCCTCGCCCCTCCCCTCGACAGGCTCACCCTCCGGGATATCGAAGGCCAGCTCGCGCTGGCCCTTCGCCGTCTCCCCCCCGTGGACACCCCATGAAAAACCGCAATGTCC from Geothrix sp. includes these protein-coding regions:
- a CDS encoding ribonuclease P protein component; amino-acid sequence: MIFKGRFRTVRQRDHAVPTPLPRPLLGPEAFLDIRAWRRTGDGSGDDLGQPGPLLLVTSPRKTGRAVQRNRFRRQVRMAFLGLSERIAGRPWIVWVRPARLAPPLDRLTLRDIEGQLALALRRLPPVDTP
- the rpmH gene encoding 50S ribosomal protein L34 translates to MKRTFQPNNRRRAKTHGFLSRMKTKNGRLVLKRRRAKGRHVLAV